Within the Candidatus Alcyoniella australis genome, the region AATCCGGCCGCTGGTCGGCGGCGCGACCAGCACCTGCAGCGTCTGCTCGGTGTCCGGGTAGAAGCCGTTGTCCAGCCGGTAGAGGTCGAGGGCTGACTTGAGGTTGGCGATCTGGGTCTGCGCGGTCTGGATTCGCGCGTCCTCGACGCGGCCGATCACGGCCACGCCGACGATTCCGGCGAGCAGGCCGATGATGATCAGCACGACCATCACCTCCAGCAGAGTAAAGCCCGCCTCGCGCCGGGACTGCGCGAGCATGCGGGCCT harbors:
- the gspG gene encoding type II secretion system major pseudopilin GspG — its product is MTRHDHSIDDKQARMLAQSRREAGFTLLEVMVVLIIIGLLAGIVGVAVIGRVEDARIQTAQTQIANLKSALDLYRLDNGFYPDTEQTLQVLVAPPTSGRIPMRWKPGGYLNSNFLPLDPWQMDYLYLNQGGMAVVFSAGADGVPNTEDDVFGQ